A region of Diospyros lotus cultivar Yz01 chromosome 3, ASM1463336v1, whole genome shotgun sequence DNA encodes the following proteins:
- the LOC127796809 gene encoding uncharacterized protein LOC127796809, with protein MSNNIRMFIRMIHEEIEDDKEDEAIATALVEQYAHHMDHDSFSHHGGSVLNHRVINRNRAEGHERLYRDYFADSPIYPSQLFRRRFRMHRSLFLRIQAAIETHDQYFVQRFDAVRVPGLSSLQKMTAALRMLAYGSPANAVDEYVRIGESTSIESLKKFAKAVVEIFGEQYLRQPNTSDITRLMSVAEQRGFPGHAREPTIILEAIASYDLWIWHDFFGLLGSLNDINVVDRSHVFFELVEGRGLEVSYTISGHEYTMGFYLADGIYLSWRTFVKTIPSPQGNKKNFFAAQQEFARKDVKRAFGVLQS; from the exons ATGTCCAACAACATTCGTatgttcattcgaatgatccatgaagaaattgaagatgaTAAAGAGGATGAGGCTATTGCTACAGCTTTAGTAGAGCAATATGCTCACCATATGGATCACGACTCTTTTTCACATCACGGTGGATCCGTGCTGAACCACCGTGTCATTAATCGCAATAGAGCTGAAGGTCATGAGAGGCTTTATCGTGATTATTTTGCAGATTCACCAATATATCCATCACAATTATTTCGCAGAAGGTTTCGTATGCATCGATCATTATTTCTACGAATTCAAGCAGCAATTGAAACACATGATCAATATTTTGTTCAAAGATTTGATGCTGTAAGAGTTCCCGGATTATCATCACTCCAAAAAATGACAGCTGCATTAAGAATGCTCGCATATGGATCACCTGCAAATGCTGTGGATGAATATGTTAGGATTGGCGAAAGTACATCAATAGAGAGTTTGAAGAAGTTCGCGAAAGCAGTAGTTGAAATATTTGGAGAGCAATATTTGAGGCAGCCAAATACGAGTGACATCACAAGGTTGATGAGCGTGGCTGAGCAGCGTGGGTTTCCAG GTCATGCCCGTGAACCAACGATTATTTTGGAAGCAATAGCTTCTTATGATCTGTGGATATGGCATGACTTTTTTGGATTACTAGGATCATTAAACGATATTAATGTGGTAGATAGATCCCATGTATTCTTTGAATTGGTAGAAGGTCGCGGTCTTGAAGTTTCGTATACTATCAGTGGACATGAATATACCATGGGATTTTATCTTGCCGATGGTATATATCTCTCATGGCGTACTTTTGTTAAAACCATTCCATCTCCTCAAGGGAATAAGAAGAATTTTTTTGCTGCACAACAAGAGTTTGCTAGAAAGGACGTCAAACGAGCATTTGGAGTCCTACAATCATGA